The region CTACGAAGCGAATGACGATTGCAAGTTTCTCTCCGTTGTGGCTCGTAGCTTCAGCAGCGAGAATAGCGTACTACTTGGATTCCAAGATTTCCTTGACTAGCTTCCTTTGTAAGTAGTGCTTTCCAATCACATCGATCATCTCATTCTGGGACTGTGGGGAGAGATAAGTGACCCTACTAACAGTCTCAGTCTGTAAATGTGCTGCCAAAGTTGGATCGCCCTCTGAAAAAACTTTGAgtaaagcaagaaaattccCCGGGTTCTCTGACTGATCAAGCTTCCCCCTGTGACCAAGCAACGCGATGCATTGGCGCCCACAGAACAGAACTGCTCTTGCAATGGATTTGACAATTTGACGGTTTTCTTTAATGcgtttctctctctctcgttgtcagaggggggaggaacagaatagggaggagggagaaataggggggaaaagtagggaggagggagaaaaagaaaagttgggAGTAGGGAGAATTGAACTGGATGGACCTGGATgagtagggaggagggagaaattggctcagaaagtAAGGAGATGGGAGATTTACTCccctgttcctcccccctcttGTCAAACAAGCAAGCCACTGGATTGCTTGGATTTTCAACAGATTCTTTGCTTGGGCAGCAATCATGGCATCCCTGTGGTAAGTCTTTTCAGCGTGTTCAACTATTACAGACGTATAACGAGCCCATTTCTTAAATGGCTTGGTGACCAGACTTTGTTTGTTGCTTCTATTGTTGACAAACAAGGCGCAAGGTACGCAAAAAGCAGCATCAAGATGAGGACTATACTTCAGCCAGGGGCGATTCTTGAAATACTCATAGCGAAAAGAGCGCAAGCAGCCATTTATATTTAGGTATAGAGTATTAGTAAGAGAACTTTATAATCGCATATTGATTTCGCCTCAATCTCAAGCACTTTGGGATGTTAAAGCGTAGCATTGTATTTTGGAGAAAATAGCGGATTTTTTCCGGCCAAACTACAGAATAGAAGGCCTCCATactgaaataataaaagcTGCCATTGAATGTACAATTGTTGAATGTACACAAGAAAGTCATATATTTGAATGTTCCGTGTCTCCTTCTACAAAAGCTTTCGACTAAATTGCATGCACTGGTCCTGAAGTCTGTGATTCAGTGAAATATTGAACATTTCAATTGCTGTTGAAATGCGTGCCCTCTAGGGTAACTCCTTTTCGcatcattgaataacaaaagttgATATTGTTATGTCTCATTGCACAAAAGCTTCTGACGAATCCACCTGCGCTTGTCCTGAAATGACCTGCATGACCTCTGCAGCTGTCTAAACTACAGAATATGTATTTTCCGCTGGTATGAAGTTGATACAGTTCGTTAGCAGGTAATGTTTGTCGTGTTTTGTTGGAGCACGCCGCTAGGGCGTGTCTCCAGGGATTTAGTGGTTGGTTAGTGTTTAGTATTTAAGGATTCAAagagttgtttgtttcctctcgCTCGCGTTCTCAATCCTggcgtttatttcatttcccaCCCACCCGCCCActccaatttttgttttttgcttactttattttctgttctttAAGGCCGTTCACAATATGCTTCAAGTCCCGGCCGCTGCTACCGTTGCAACCGCCCAGGCCACTGGGCCAAGGACTGCCGAGTCCCCTTGCCTGCCCCCTCGAACAGGAGCGGCGTCTATTATTCAAGCAGTGCCACAGTTGTTAGACCCGGGGCAGGAGGTCTTACCGACGGAAGCTCAAAGTGATCGAGGTGATgacgttttgttttcacaactttcagaggtaaaagaAGCTTGTGAGTTTGAAGAGTCTAGTGGGACCATTTTATCACAAGTCAAGGGTAGGCTAAGAAGACACGTACAGTTTTGGCGTAGCATAGGTGCCCCTAGATATGTTTTATCTGTTATATGCGAGGGTTACCGTTTGCCTTTTCTGCAAATTCCTCCTGCGTTTACTTCTCGGAATAATAAATCAGCATTGGATCATTCAGAGTTTGTTAATGATGCTATTTTGGAGCTTTTAAATACAGCTAGGGTTATGGAATTATATAAGCCACCTCATGTTGTTAATCCTTTGAGTGTGTCCATCCAGCCAAACGGTAAAAAGAGGTTAATTCTTGATCTCCGTTCTATCAACAATTTTCTTATTAGGCGTAAAGTCAAATACGAAGATTGGAAGGTTGCCTTATCCTACTTCCAAAAGGGTTCTTTTATGATAACTTTTGATCTTAAAAGCGGCTACCACCATGTTCAAATTCATCCAGACCATCTGACGTTTTTGGGGTTTGCATGGAAGTTTCCAAAAGAAGCGTCCATACgatattttgtgttttcagtTCTCCCTTTTGGTCTGGCGTCTGCACCAtacatttttacaaaatgtCTTAAACCGCTTGAGAAGTATTGGAGGTTCAACGGTGTTAatattgctttgtttcttgACGATGGTTGGTTGATAGATTCTGATCGTGACACCTGTACAACCCTAGCTGCTAGTATTTGGTCTGATCTAAGGAAGGCAGGGTTTATCACCAATGATGAGAAGTCTCAATGGTGTCCGAGTCAAGTTTGTGAATGGCTGGGAATTATATGGAGCACCATTAATGGGACTCTTGCTCTTTCTGAGCGACGGGAAAACAGTATTGCAATAGCTATCGATAGGATTCTCTCAAGTGATCGTTCGGTATCGGCACGGGTTTTGGCCTCACTCCTGGGTAGGATTATTTCTGGTGGGGCGGTTTTTGGTAATATTTCCAGACTCATGACGAGATATTGCTCAATTTCAGTTGCCTCGGCCCAGAATTGGGACTccaagttttattttgatcaaTATTGTATTAGGGAACTGAATTTTTGGAAGTCTAATTTGAAACGACTGAATTGTAGGGTAGTGATCGATTCTCCGCACAGGACGTCTAATTACGTAGTTTATTCAGATGCAAGCGCCACAGGGTGTGGTGCTCACCTAGAGGTTAATGGCAAGCAAGTTTGTAATAAGCAATGGGATTTAGTAGAGCGTAGACAAAGTTCTACATGGAGGGAGTTATCTGCCATTTTGTTCGCCTTACATTCCTTTTTACCCTTACTAGTAGGCTCGTATACAAAGTGGTTTTCTGATAGTCAAACTGCATGTAAAATCATGCAAGTGGGTAGTATGCGAAGTGATTTACATACTATTGCGGTGGAGATTTTTCAGTTCTGTGCTAATAATGATATAGAGTTAGAGCTCCAGTGGATCCCTCGCACTGAAATTGAGAGAGCTGATTACATTAGTCGAATCATTGATATAGACGATTGGCAAATTTCAGCCGATTGTTTCAAGTCTTTAGAGGAAAGCTGGGGCGTTCATTCAGTGGATTGTTTtgctaattattataataagaAGGTTTGCAAGTTTTTCTCTAGATTTTGGAATCCAGGTTGTAGTGGCGTAGATTTTTTCGTgcaaaatttggaaggagagaATTGCCTCGTTGTTCCTCCGGTAAGCCTTATTGCTAGAGCTATTAATTATTTGCACGTTTGCAGGGCCATTGCCACTATAATCGTGCCCTTTTGGCCGTCGTCATATTTCTGGCCTATTATTTCCAGAAAATTTTCTCGATTTGTAGTTGATTACAAGTGTTTTGATTCTACTGCTTTAGAGCATGGGCGTAATACCAATTCGTTTTTGGGTAGTGATAGGTTTACTGGGTTCATCTTGGCTGTTCGTATGAAGTTTTCTTAGGTCTCTTTATTTGTAAGGGCgtttttccatgtattttttCAGAGGATAAAGGCACTGGCCTGTTTGGGTGAAGAGGCACTGGCCTGATTTGGTTGAAGAGGCACTGGCCTGAGTTGGTATTGTCACAATGTTCTGGATAAGAGGCACTGGCCTGCTTTGGATTACAATGTTTTTGTGGAGGCACTTCTTGTTTGATATGTTCGAGCAGAAGTATTTTTCACCACGTGACTGTTTCGGCGGTTcatattttctattatttcttttgttttctcctcaCAGCTGTTTGTCTCAGACCACGGTTGGAGGTGCATACCGGTTAGTGTAAAGCCAGATCTTGGAGAGCTTATTTCGACGTTACTGAAGTCTAAAGCGAGTTCTACAGAAAAAAGATATGAGAgagattttgaagtttattgattattgtaatttttccgGGGTTCGGCCGGTGCCTCCTTTTCCCGTTACGTTCTTAGTTGCTTATCTTTTTAAAGTTTATAAGAGGTCTAGTTCATATGCCTCTTTAGTTATGACTCACGCGGCTCTCAAGTGGTTTCACTCGTTTAGTCTGAGTAGCGGCGCCAATCCGTTAGATAATTCTAtttgtcataatttgttgGAGGCTGCTAGGCGTGATAAGCCAGTTAGTGTTAAGAAGGCGCCTATATCCGCTGAGATTATTAAGAGTATTATTGATAAGTTTGCTGGTCCTTCTGCTAGTCTTAAGGACGTGCGTGTTGCTTGCATCTGTTCGTTAGGATATGCAGGGTTTTTTCGCTATGACGAGCTTAGTGACATCGCGCCCGAGCATCTTGGATTTTTTCCTGATCATCTTAGGGTGTTTGTTCCTAGGGCTAAAAATGATATTTATCGTGAAGGTAACTATGTTTATATTAAGAGGTTAACTAGTAAGTATTGCCCGGTTGCGCTTTTAGAGAGGTATATTTCCATGGGTAACGTTGAACTTTCCAGTTCGGTTGCCCTTTTCCGTCCAGTAAGATTGTTTAAATCCACCAATTCTTATAAGCTATATGGAGTTAAATTATCATATACCAGATGTAGGGAAATCTTTAAAGAGTGCCTTAAGACAATAGGGGTAGATCATAGCTTGTACGGTCTTCATAGTTTAAGGTCTGGGGGAGCAACCTCTGCCGTTAGTTGTAATCCTAATCTTTCAGAAAGAATACTTAAGCTTCACGGACGATGGAAGTCCGATACTGCGAAAGATATGTATATTCTCGAAGATGTTTCCAAGCGTTTACAAGTAACTAGTCAGCTTGGTTTGTAACTCATTTATTTAATGTgattcagtttattttatgTCATTATGACTGCTGCTGTCAATCTTGAATAAACGTCAGTTGGACTGCCTGAGCATCCAACCGGTCTTTTTGGTTGGACTGCCTGAGCATCCAACCATCAATTTGTTGTATCAAGTTATTTATCTAtgattttaagaggaaaataatttacgTTCGTTTGAGCGCAGCGAATTAGATCGTAAATAGGGTAAGTCACTTCCATACaaatgaataacaaaagttGCTATTGTTATCTGTCTCGTCGTGGTAACTCACGATCAACTTCAAGGCTGATTTGCAAGGGATTGACGGCGCGATACTTTAGCGGTGTAACTGGAAATAATGCTCTCGGAGAACAGTTACGAtttcaacaaactcaaccacAATGCTCGTCAAATTTAATGAGCCCCTTTCCTCTATTTTCTCCCTCCtataatattgaaatcaaaactAAAAGTCATCTCCTCGATCAGTGATGCATGACTGagaaatttggagtttttcggttttgctATGACAATTGTCTCAACATGTCTCAATTCAACATATTGACCCGCTCTCAattgtgtgacttcgtagctcagttggttagagcactgcaccggcatcgcagaggtcatggattcgaatcccgttgagtcacctgaattttccaggttcatgagacaattgcttaaattgtccagcaagtgcgaggatcatatcttcacttgatttcaaataccgcacttcatacaacatttctttcatactacattcctttcacgggaaaacatgagcccaacaaattgacctgctctcaactgtgtgactttgtagctcagttggttggagcactgcaccggcatcgcagaggtcatgggttcgaatcccgttgagtcacctgaatttttcaggttcatgagacaattgcttaaattgtccagcaagtgcgaggatcatatcttcacttcaTAAATAACTGTTGCCGCTATCCACGAGGACACGAAGAGGATCAGAGATCAATCCTTGGCTCACCAAGAGTTGGGCCAACAGTAAAGCACTCCGAAACCACTTACAACAAACTATCTAAGCAATTTCTTGCCAAGATCGAAGATCTCtctttaaagttatttttcgtTGGTGCAATATTTGGTGCAGCGGTAACTGAAACGATCCCAGCAAGCTACTGAAGGAGAATCAGAAATTGAGAACTAAAATCGATTGCCATTGAACATGATGAGAGATTCTAAGAACTTTACAAGATATCTTGAGGAActatcattaaaaaaaaaaaacacaagaaaaaacgaagaaaaatcTGGATTTGCTTTCATAAGACATCATTCATAAGGCTCTTTTTTTGCCTCGATGCTTCACTCAGGAATTTGGAGTTCTATCCTCAACGAAACGAATTCGAAGTAAACGGGGTTTTAACAGTTTTTACTACTGATAGATAATTAAGGCAAACACCATTTGGTATACGAAAAGATTCAGTCTGTCTTAATACCATCGCTCGCAATCAATTGCCACCAAAACAATTTGATGTTGTTCttgaattattgttttatttatttcatactTTCCAAACACAGAGAATAATCGAGGCGGGAAGATGGGGAACACTGTCCATGCGCGTAGCCAACACTAAGAGTTAAGGGATATAAAATATGCAGAAATGAATTCGAACTGACACCATTCTATTCTAGAGCCGCATTACAGAAATTACAATAAATACTTAAACAAGTAAACTTAAACCATAATCCTTTGGCTTAAGTCAACGTAACATGATTTCACAAAtcaaggtttttcttttttttttaattaaggtAGGCGAATCAACATTAGTGTCCTCCTTTCCACTTGAAAACTTTCATTATCTTGCCTCGCTTCCGTCACCCGATGctattttttcttgctttgcaGAAGTGACACAGAAACGTTCAGATTGATGTTTGACACGCACAATTTCCCTCTGGAAAACAATTCGCAGAAGATTTTCAGTTTATGAATGACTGTCTCTTTTACCTTAACTTACTTACCTAGTTGCTTTATCATGCAAGTCGTTTTGATAATTTATATCATGAAGTAATCAAAGCTGCCATTGAATGTGCAATACACGAGAAAGTTATATATTTGAACCTGCTACGGTTCTATTGCCATGTGTCTCGTTCTTCAAAATCTTctagctaatttgcatatgcaGGTCCTGAAGTCTGTGGCTGAGTGAAACATCCACTGGCGAGTTCTCACTTTCGCTGCTGCATAACTGCGAATGATTGACAGCGCCGTACTTTTGCAACGACAGACAGGGCAGGGAGTGTCTGACACCAGTAAATTATGCATCATTCGTAAGatcaaaaatattattctaCGTCGATTGTGAAAAGGAAGGCTAAATATTAGCTAAAGTTCAGAACACCCTGACATTtacaaaatacattttagcccgccaaattctccattttagcccgcaaaatgcgccacaatgcccgaaaAATTGATAACAATGTTGATTTTCCATTATTTCCCGAATTTTTTGGCGGATATCTTGTCTTAAATTACTCTCCAAATTGCTAATTGCTCCTGCACATCCAAATTTAGCATTCTTTGAAAATAGTCTTCGTTGgcacagttttgttttcttttgtttgctttcattCATACCACGCCATTTTGTCAGTGATCGCTTTCTCCCCGAGCCGGATCTTCTTGATTTTCTAAGCGTGAATGAGCACTCTTGCCATCGATAATGTAACCTCTGACGTACACTGTGTAAGTCCTACACATCAATTGAAGACTTGCTGTCCATAACTGATTTAAATGGTTCTAAACCTGGCAGAACTTCTTCAGTGATGAATCTAGACACCTAATGGAGGATATATTACATGACGTTAGGCCTGCGCAAATTCGTCGTTTCATACAAAAGCTCAAAATGTGGTTTAATGTTAACCAGGCTCAAAGGGGTAAAAGACTCAGTGATTAAGGAGGTTCCTTTTCAAGTAGATGTTCCACATTTAATTCTTTCTCTGGATGGTTTACACGTTCAATTCGAGAATTAGCAGTGAAGAAACGTAAGCACCCCGGGCAGAAGCACGAAATATGCTCTCTGgcatatttatttcatttgctaTACCATCTCCAGTAATAGActatttccgagttcccctaAATCTCTCTTTCagagcgagtctaagtgcgaaatgtTTGTTATCATGGTAATTacttctaatttcaatatgaatgagaACTGATAGtgattcataacaaagactccGCACGTGTACTCCTCTTGCCAAATTATATGAGGAGCTTTATCACGCGACAAATGTAACAAGGTGCGTTCACATTCTAATCTTGGCTGAAGAAAATGATGCAAATGAAGGCAAGACTTTGCCGAACTACCGAAGAAACAAGAGAGACGTACGTAATCAAGCATAAGACTTATTCAACTACAGTACGTTTTGTACTTGCATAACCAGCTAGTTGCCTATTGTCTTTTCGGGTTT is a window of Acropora palmata chromosome 11, jaAcrPala1.3, whole genome shotgun sequence DNA encoding:
- the LOC141896846 gene encoding uncharacterized protein LOC141896846, whose translation is MLQVPAAATVATAQATGPRTAESPCLPPRTGAASIIQAVPQLLDPGQEVLPTEAQSDRGDDVLFSQLSELFVSDHGWRCIPVSVKPDLGELISTLLKSKASSTEKRYERDFEVY